The following are encoded in a window of Castanea sativa cultivar Marrone di Chiusa Pesio chromosome 9, ASM4071231v1 genomic DNA:
- the LOC142609282 gene encoding putative galacturonosyltransferase 4 produces MRLWFLANPPGKASIQVQNIEAFTWLNASYSPVLKQLGSQSMIDYYFRAHRANSDSNLKYRNPKYLSILNHLQFYLLEIFLKLNKVLFLDDDIVVKKDLTALWSLDLKGNVNGAVETCGESFHRYDRYLNFSNPLCC; encoded by the coding sequence ATGAGGCTGTGGTTTTTGGCAAATCCACCAGGCAAAGCTTCTATCCAGGTTCAGAACATAGAAGCATTTACATGGCTAAATGCAAGTTATAGTCCAGTTCTCAAGCAGTTGGGTTCGCAGTCCATGATAGACTATTACTTCAGAGCTCATCGAGCCAATTctgattcaaatttgaagtaCCGGAACCCAAAATACTTATCTATCCTCAatcatcttcaattttatttGCTAGAGATCTTCCTAAAGCTCAACAAAGTGTTGTTCTTGGATGATGATATTGTTGTAAAGAAGGATCTCACTGCCCTTTGGTCCCTTGATTTGAAGGGGAATGTTAATGGTGCTGTTGAGACTTGTGGAGAGAGCTTCCATCGTTATGATCGGTATCTGAACTTTTCAAATCCTCTCTGCTGTTGA